In the genome of Victivallis lenta, the window CTTTCGCCGACATTCGCAGGAAAATCGCTTCCGAAATTTCCTCGAGTGACATTTTTGCAGGGTGTTGCAGAAAATCTTTCAGCTCCCACGGATTTTCTGCTTGCTTTTCCATTTTCTCCGTTGTATAATACTTCTCATCGAACCAGTTTCAGGAAAACTTTAGGAATAGAATAATAGCCTGTTATTCGAGATAATAATATGCCATTAGTAAAGCATGACTACCCTGTTTTAGAGTACGATACCGCATCAAAAGCTGTTTTTCAGCCGGGAAATGAGAAAAAATGTTTTCCTGCAAAAGCAGTGTTTGCTTTTTTAGGAGACGAGGTTGAAAATTATGCACATACCCATGATGGAATACAGATAGATGAATTTGAAAGTGCAACAAGACGATATCCTATTTATGAATGTCTTTATAATCAGGAGAAAATATGTCTATGTCCGGCTCCTGTGGGAAGTGCTGCTGCCGTCCAAGTTTTAGAATATTTAATTGCAGGGGGTGTAACAAAGATTATTTCCGTCGGCTCCTGTGGCGTATTGGAAGACATCCCGGAAAATAGATTTTTGATACCTGTTTCTGCATTGAGAGATGAGGGAACATCTTACCATTATCTTCCTCCCTCCCGAGAAGTAGAGATTTCAAAGGCTGGTATAAATGCGATTGAATCTGCTTTAAGCCAAAAGAATATACCATATTGGGAAGTTAAAACATGGACAACAGACGGTTTTTATCGAGAAACAGTAGAAATGGTTCAGTATCGGAAAGAAGAGGGATGTCAAGTAGTAGAAATGGAATGTTCCGCATTGGCGGCGTGTGCAAAATTTAGAAAAGTTACATGGGCTATGCTGCTTTTTTCAGCCGATACTCTTGCAGACCCTCATAAATACCAAGAAAGAGAATGGGGAAAAACAAGTATATCCATAGCCTTAGAATTAGCCTTAGACGCTGTTTTATCAGTTGTTGAGGAGTAAAAATAAATACATATAGGAGTTACAATGAATATAAATGAATTTCCACAACAAGTAAATCAAGTTATTTCAATAGCAGAAACCATATTACAAGGTCAAATATTGGGGATATATTTATATGGTTCAGCAACAATGAATGGGCTGCGTCCAGATAGTGATATAGATATACTGATAATTACTAAACAAGAATTGAGTAATTCAATCAGAGCAGATCTAACAAAGCAATTATTGAAAATTTCTGGCTCCGTAGGCTGTATTGAAAAAAGACCTTTAGAGGTAACTATTATCAATCAATCTGATATTGTTCCGTTGCAATTTCCGCCAAAATGTCAGTATATGTATGGTGAATGGCTAAGGGGAGAGATGGAAGCAGGAGAATATCCGCAAGCCTGCAATGACCCAGATATAATGATTTTATTATGGCAAGCAAGAAAAAATAGCATAACTTTGAAGGGGGCGGAAAGCAAAGAGCTTATTCCCGCTATCCCATTTCACGAAATTAAAAAAGCAATTCGGTTTTCTTTACCTGGTTTGATTTCCAGCTTTAAGGGTGATGAAAGAAATGTGTTATTAACCTTATCACGAATGTGGTTTACTTTAGTAACAGAAGAAATCACGACAAAAGATGTTGCCGCAAAATGGGTAATTTTAAAATTGCCGGAGAGATTTCCCCCCCTGCTAACAACGGCAAAGGAAGCTTATTTGGGAAATTTGTCTGATGAATGGGAGACAGTAGAAAAGGAAGCGATGGCACTTGTAGAATATATGAAAAAACAAATTGAGGAATTACTTAGAACAGAGTAGCAAAGTTAGCGGGGCCAATCAACGGTCAAGATGAACGGCGCATAAATGCGCCGCCGTTGACAGTTCCGCCCGTCTTTGCTGATGGGCAATCAAGGCGGGAAAGCCCTAAAATGGCTTCCCGCCCATTTCAATCTTGAGAGAAGAAACGCTCCAAAATCAGAAAGAGAGCGGTAAATCTGAATTGCGAGGGAGAATGTAGATGAATCAAGGAAGAATTATTGTGATTACAGGTTCGCCGGGAACAGGAAAGACAACAACTGCGTCGATTGTCGCAAAAGAATCGAACATGGATAAATCTGTGCATATGCACACAGACGACTTTTTTCATTATTTAAGCAAAGGAGCAATACCGCCGCATTTACCAGAGTCCAACAAACAAAATTTAGTTGTCATTGAAGCCTTTTTAGAAGCTGCAAAGCGCTATGCCCGCGGCGGATATGATATAATTGTAGATGGAATTGTCGGGCCGTGGTTTTTAGAACCATGGAGAGCCCTTGTTCGAGAAGATTATGAAGTACACTATATTGTTTTAAGAGCCACTAAGGAAGAAACTTTGAGACGAGCTGTGGAAAGATCGAAATTAGATAGAAAAACAAATCTCGAATTAGTAGAAACAATGTGGAAGCAATTTTGTAATCTTGGGATATATGAATCGAATGTCATTGAAACAACAATGTATTCTATCAAGGAGACTGTTTTTGCTGTAAAAGAAAAAATTGCAAGTGGAACCGTATTGTTATCTTAAGCGATTTTTAGAAAGCGGAATTTTAGTATGTCATCTGTGTGAATAAATGCTTGAACCTCTCCCTTAGCTTAGACAACTTTTTATGGAAAGATAGGGATGAAAGTCTTTGAGTTACTATATACTATTGGATAACATTCGAAAATTTGCGCACATTCCCCAAGGAGGTTGAGGACGTCTTCGAAAAGTCTCTCAGTTCGGCATGCCCCTCACAGCCGGGGGGCGATCTGCTTATTTCACTTCCGGGAGCTGATTCCAGTCGGTGGTGTAAGACGGGGTCAGCATCTCGCGCTTCATCGTCCAGGGCCTCTTGATCCCTTCCGCAAGATGGAACAGACTTCCCCGGCCGAAACGCCGGTTGATTTCATCCACCGCCTCCGATAAGCGATCCTGTTTTTCCGCTTTTCTATGATCCGCAAAGAGATCCATCTGGCGATTTTCGGCGGATTCCAGACCGAAGAAGAGCACGCCCGCCTTTTTGTAACGACGGCCCTCCTGAAAAATCCCGTTCAGCTTCGGACGAATCGCCTGAAGCATCTCCGAAGTGCTGGAAGTCGGCGTCTCAAAGGTGATGGTGGTCGCATGAAACCCTCCCGGCAGTGCGACGGGGGTATATTCCGGGTAATACTGGAAATAAACGTTGGCCCCGGACGCGAGTTGTTTTTCCCTGCGGAGTTTTTCTGCCGTCCGCGCGGTGTAGTTCGCCACGGCTTCGGCCAGATCCGCAAGCTCAACGACCGGATGCCCGAACGAACGGGAGCAGCTGATGCTTTTCGAGAGTTCCTCCGGATCCTCCTGTTCGAAAAGAGGTTGTCCCCGAAGCTCAAGGGCAGTCTTCGCCAGTGTCACGTTGAATTTTCGCCGCAGAAACCCCTCGTCCGCCGCTGCAAGCTGCCACGCGGTCTGTAACCCGAGGGCGGCAAGTTTCGGCGCAAGACGGCGTCCTACGCCCCAGACTTCCCCGACCGGCAGCGTTTCCAGCACCGGCCGCGGCTCATCCGGCATGACGAAAACACCGGAAGGGAGCTTTTTGCCGATATGGTTCGCGATCTTTGCCAGCGTCTTGCTCGTCGCGAAACCGATTCCGCAGGGAATGCCGACCCATTTCAAAACCGCCCGGCGGATTCGTGTTCCGTATTCAAACATGTCCGTGCCGGAGGGCGGATTCACATGGATGAAGGCTTCATCGATCGAATACTGCTCCACTTCCGGCGCGAACTCTCCAAGCGTGGCGATCACCCGTCGGGAAATGTCGCCGTAAAGTTCATAGTTGCTGGACTTCAGGATCAAGCCGGATTGTTCCAGACGCGGCTTCAGTTGAAAGAACGGCGTTCCCATGGGGATCCCGAGAGCCTTGCACTCCTGCGACCGGCTGATCACGCAGCCGTCGTTGTTGGAGAGGACAGCAACAGCCTTCCCCTCGAGCGAAGGATCAAAGATCCGTTCACACGACACATAGAAGTTGTTGCCGTCCACCAGCCCGATCATATCAGTTTTTTGCCGTCCTGGAACGCGGTTCCGACTACCGGGCCGAGTTTCCGATACAGATGGTGAACCGGATCGAACGTAATCGGTTCGAACTTCTTTGGATCGATTTTGCCGTCGGCGTCCAGAATCCGCTCGTCCGCGCTGACATTGACGATTTCACCGACCGTGCAGCCGGTTGCCGGATCATAACTGACGAGGCGGCATTCCAGAGTCATAGGAAGTTCGTCGATCATCGGGGCGTCGACAAATTCCGATTTGTGAGTATGCAACCCGGATTTCGCCATTTTGTCCGGTTCTTTGTTCCCGGAAACGAGTCCCACGAAGTCGCACTCGACCACATGGGCCGCGTCGCCGATACTGACGGTGAACGCCTTTTTCGCCAGCAGATTCTTCGCCGTCTTGTGGCTTGGGTCAATGCAGACGCCGATCTGATTCGTGTCATGAATCCCGCCCCAGGCGGCATTCATCGCGTCGGGAGAACCGTTCTCGTCATAGGTTCCGACAATCAGAACCGGCATCGGATAAAGCCATGTCTGTGCTCCGAAATTTTTCCGCATTTTATGTTCCTTTCCCGTTTGAGAGTTTGACGAACTGATGAATAACCGCTGTCACCACGCCGAAAATCCGGAGCTCCATTCCTTCGGAAAACGTGATGGGTTTATATTTCCGGTTGGCGGGCTGGAGATACCAGCGTTCCCCGTCCGAACGGAGGAATTTCACCGTGAATTCATTATCCACGCAGGCGATCACGATGGAACCGTCGCGCGCTTCGAGGCTGCGGTCAACGACAAGGATATCTCCCGGGCGGATTCCCGCTCCCGTCATGGAGTCGCCCGCGGCGCGGACAAAAAAGGTCGCGGCAGGCCGGTGAACCAGCAGTTCGTTCAAATCCAGCGGCGACTCGATATACTGCTCCGCCGGTGAAGGAAATCCCGCCACGACAGGTGTTGCCATCAGGGGCGGGTTGCCGCATTCCGTTTGTTTCGCTGTTTTCTTCTGATGCATTGTGCGTTTATTTTTCCAGATCTCTTCTATGCGTAAGATAGCATTGCGAAACAGGGTTTGCAAGGGCATTGAGGAAAGTGGCTGCCCCGGAGAGCGTTTCCAGATTGTCTTCTCCTGAAAGTTGCTCCACTACGTCTGCCAATTTGATTTGTGATTCAGAAATTCTGATTTGCAATCAGAAATACCTATGTTATCTTACTCTTAATGACAGAAATATG includes:
- a CDS encoding nucleoside phosphorylase, giving the protein MPLVKHDYPVLEYDTASKAVFQPGNEKKCFPAKAVFAFLGDEVENYAHTHDGIQIDEFESATRRYPIYECLYNQEKICLCPAPVGSAAAVQVLEYLIAGGVTKIISVGSCGVLEDIPENRFLIPVSALRDEGTSYHYLPPSREVEISKAGINAIESALSQKNIPYWEVKTWTTDGFYRETVEMVQYRKEEGCQVVEMECSALAACAKFRKVTWAMLLFSADTLADPHKYQEREWGKTSISIALELALDAVLSVVEE
- a CDS encoding LexA family protein, giving the protein MPLQTLFRNAILRIEEIWKNKRTMHQKKTAKQTECGNPPLMATPVVAGFPSPAEQYIESPLDLNELLVHRPAATFFVRAAGDSMTGAGIRPGDILVVDRSLEARDGSIVIACVDNEFTVKFLRSDGERWYLQPANRKYKPITFSEGMELRIFGVVTAVIHQFVKLSNGKGT
- a CDS encoding Y-family DNA polymerase, which translates into the protein MIGLVDGNNFYVSCERIFDPSLEGKAVAVLSNNDGCVISRSQECKALGIPMGTPFFQLKPRLEQSGLILKSSNYELYGDISRRVIATLGEFAPEVEQYSIDEAFIHVNPPSGTDMFEYGTRIRRAVLKWVGIPCGIGFATSKTLAKIANHIGKKLPSGVFVMPDEPRPVLETLPVGEVWGVGRRLAPKLAALGLQTAWQLAAADEGFLRRKFNVTLAKTALELRGQPLFEQEDPEELSKSISCSRSFGHPVVELADLAEAVANYTARTAEKLRREKQLASGANVYFQYYPEYTPVALPGGFHATTITFETPTSSTSEMLQAIRPKLNGIFQEGRRYKKAGVLFFGLESAENRQMDLFADHRKAEKQDRLSEAVDEINRRFGRGSLFHLAEGIKRPWTMKREMLTPSYTTDWNQLPEVK
- a CDS encoding flavin reductase family protein; its protein translation is MRKNFGAQTWLYPMPVLIVGTYDENGSPDAMNAAWGGIHDTNQIGVCIDPSHKTAKNLLAKKAFTVSIGDAAHVVECDFVGLVSGNKEPDKMAKSGLHTHKSEFVDAPMIDELPMTLECRLVSYDPATGCTVGEIVNVSADERILDADGKIDPKKFEPITFDPVHHLYRKLGPVVGTAFQDGKKLI
- a CDS encoding AAA family ATPase, which encodes MNQGRIIVITGSPGTGKTTTASIVAKESNMDKSVHMHTDDFFHYLSKGAIPPHLPESNKQNLVVIEAFLEAAKRYARGGYDIIVDGIVGPWFLEPWRALVREDYEVHYIVLRATKEETLRRAVERSKLDRKTNLELVETMWKQFCNLGIYESNVIETTMYSIKETVFAVKEKIASGTVLLS
- the ant(9) gene encoding aminoglycoside nucleotidyltransferase ANT(9): MNINEFPQQVNQVISIAETILQGQILGIYLYGSATMNGLRPDSDIDILIITKQELSNSIRADLTKQLLKISGSVGCIEKRPLEVTIINQSDIVPLQFPPKCQYMYGEWLRGEMEAGEYPQACNDPDIMILLWQARKNSITLKGAESKELIPAIPFHEIKKAIRFSLPGLISSFKGDERNVLLTLSRMWFTLVTEEITTKDVAAKWVILKLPERFPPLLTTAKEAYLGNLSDEWETVEKEAMALVEYMKKQIEELLRTE